One genomic region from Bacilli bacterium encodes:
- the spo0A gene encoding sporulation transcription factor Spo0A, with protein MYRTQVLLADDNREFTNLLSEYLAAQDDMDVIGVAYNGDEVLRLIEEERKIPDVLILDIIMPHLDGLGVLERLKAMNLSPQPKIIMLTAFGQENITQKAVQLGASYYILKPFDMEVLANRIRQLISPQAATTAGAPVRNVVPIAKGRNLDANITSIIHEIGVPAHIKGYQYLREAITMVYTNIEILGAITKTLYPAIAEKYKTTPSRVERAIRHAIEVAWTRGNIDSISHLFGYTINISKAKPTNSEFIAMVADKLRIEHKVS; from the coding sequence TTGTACAGGACTCAAGTATTGCTCGCAGACGACAACAGGGAATTTACCAATTTGCTTTCGGAATACCTGGCCGCGCAAGACGACATGGACGTGATTGGCGTCGCTTATAATGGCGACGAGGTGCTTCGCTTGATCGAAGAAGAACGCAAAATTCCCGATGTGCTGATTCTTGACATTATTATGCCCCACCTTGACGGGCTGGGCGTTTTGGAACGGTTGAAAGCAATGAATTTGTCGCCGCAGCCGAAAATCATCATGCTGACTGCGTTCGGGCAAGAAAACATTACGCAAAAAGCGGTTCAACTGGGCGCATCTTATTACATTCTCAAGCCATTCGACATGGAAGTTCTGGCTAACCGGATTCGCCAATTGATTTCGCCGCAAGCCGCAACCACGGCAGGAGCGCCAGTGCGCAACGTCGTGCCGATTGCCAAAGGCCGAAATCTCGACGCCAACATCACCAGCATCATTCACGAAATCGGCGTGCCGGCGCATATCAAGGGATACCAGTATTTGCGCGAAGCAATCACGATGGTTTACACCAACATCGAGATTTTGGGCGCCATTACCAAAACCCTGTATCCGGCCATCGCCGAAAAGTACAAAACGACGCCTTCCCGCGTCGAGCGCGCCATCCGTCATGCCATTGAAGTCGCCTGGACGCGCGGCAATATCGATTCGATCAGCCATCTGTTCGGCTACACGATCAACATCAGCAAGGCGAAACCGACGAACAGCGAATTTATCGCGATGGTGGCGGATAAATTGCGCATCGAGCACAAGGTGTCGTGA